In Caloenas nicobarica isolate bCalNic1 chromosome 6, bCalNic1.hap1, whole genome shotgun sequence, the DNA window tacttgtgATGGAGATACACCACAGATTATTGTAGTCTGTGTCTCATATGAAGTAGATGTAAACTATCAGCTGGTAGCAAATAAACCACTGGAGATCTATATTATGCTGCTTCATTTTGGCAACATTTCTGAGCTGTGCTTGGATTTGAATAACACTGATCTCCAGCCTCTGAGATGACAGATGACCTTTCTGAAGTGCTGAAAGGAATTCTAAATGTTACAGCTTCAGGATTAACTTCTAGTTAACACTGAAATTACCAAAGGATGCTGCCgtaacaaacaagcaagcaaaaaaaaaaaagaagaaaaaaaaggaaggaagaaatacaaACCTTCCTTTGATCGCATTAAAGAGCCGAATTCCGTCAGCAGGCCCACAGATTTGAACAAAATCTTCTTTGGACATCTTCAGTAAGTCAGCACCTACATatttcaaattgattttttttcagaagttaagCAAATCTTAGGTTCCAAATTGTGTGTATGGGCAGCaggaaagggcaggaggagagaatcCACAGAGCTAAATCGGACAGATTTGCCTAGAGAAGTTGCAAATTCAAAGACATGTACACCACAAATCAATCATTGTAAAACAGAGCACTAGAAGCTGCCAAACGAGCAGTGCTGAACTGGAAGATATTCTACCCAACTCAGCCACCAGCTAGATATTTAACATTGGCCATTAAATGTCCCAATTTTCTCTAACTGCCATGTTCACCAGGTTATTTAATCATGTTGCAAGCCAGAGGGAGGCTTCTCAAGGCTTCAACATCTTTAATTTCCTCTTCCACCATCTTATTGCTGTATACAACGGGAGAGTATAGCAAAGATGGAGCTGCAGATAGAACCAGACTCCTCTAAAAGGTGCACAGGGACAGGATGGGAGGCAGCAGATAAAAGATGGGAAACAGTGATTAGGTACAAGGAAAAACTTTCACTGTGAGAATAGTCAAGTATTTGAAGACATTGCTTAGAGAGATTGTGGAATTTCCAACCTTGGAGATACTCAACTGCACAAGGCCCTGGACTTGCTTCAAGCTAGGGGTTGCACCTGATGAATTCAAGAAGTTCCTTCCATCTTAACTTACTCTCTTCCATCTTATTCTATATTTCTCCAAAAAGTTTTGGCAAATACTAACTAATCTAAGAACAAAAGAACCACCACACTGGATCAGACCAGTGATCCCATCAACAGTGGCCAGCAGCAGACGCTATATGAAGCACGAGCTGCACTTAcaaaagagaacaaagacaaaataattggACTGTTTAAACTCACCCGAAAAACTTGAGAAGAGTCTACAGAATGGAGAGAACCTATTACGATGAAGCCACTGCTGGGCATCTTGAAtagaagcagaaggaaggaggTGCTACATTGCAAAAAGAATAAGAAGGTCTTGAAATGAACTGTTCACCAGTgtcctaaaaaagaaaagcaccacATTAACATGATCTCAAGTACTTACATCATTGCTGGGAGGCAGGAGCTCCACTTGGTGGGTTGGAGAACtgttgctaaaaaaaaattatataaagttggaagagaaaaaaacatcattttaaattttacattgCAGCGTACatcctctccccctcctccatCTAACTCAACTGTCACAAGTTACATACCAacttggcttttttcctctatCAGATTTTTGAAAAGGCATCCAAAATCTGgactaagtaaaaaaaaaaaaaattctacttgAGCCTTTTGTTGGTCAGTTGAGGTCCTACTCAGAGAGAAAAACTCAGTTTATTGACCTCATTCAAGCTTTTCTATACAGGTGACTCAATATGTGACACCATCTAAGTAAGGAAGTTGTGACCTACAGGGTAGCTGAACTCAAAATTTCTGTGACCCAGAAATCCCCTAACTAAATCCACTGTCTAATACTGATTCTTCACAAAAATTGATTAAAGTAGCCTATAATTCAACCCTGgtgttattttaaacacagtaaATTGCAATTTAACTGTATTAGACAACACCACATTTCTGGTAAACCATCTTAAAATATAGAGAGTACTTCAACACATCAAGTATTTTCCCAAAGAGTCAATAATCTATCACTGGAAGAAAATGCTCAACAGATCTCTCTAGTAACACCAATTTTTGCCATTTCAATGTTTGTCCTTATTCATAGGTCGAGGTCACTCATTGAAAATTCATAATACAATATGGATTAATTAATAAGCTGTGCAGGAAGGCAACAAGGCTGCAGAGTCCTAGAGGATGAAAAGAAAGACCTACACCAAATTCCTAGGGAAAAGTGTGTTGCAGGAAGGACTCAAAAGTACTGAGGGACCCTGCTGTGTGTTTCTGTAATCAGCTATCATCCTGGTTGTTTCAGGACCACTAAAACTGTTTCTTTATGATGGTTATATTAACGAATTAAACATGTCTCCTGCTAGCCCTTTGTTCTGGAATGGTTTCTCAAAACCCAGGCTGGTTTATCCCAGACAGAATCTCTTTATATCCCATTCAACTGGGAATTCAGCACCCCAAACTACCTcaagacagaaaggaaggaaggaatacCAACTCTGAAGAGGTGCTGATGGATGAAAGTCTCTAACACCCTTGTCAGAAGACACTGGGAATTGCTGGCACAGGGCATGGTGTGTTGTCTGATCCCCACAGAACAGTAAAAGAGGAAATTCATGGCAAGAATTGCCCTGGTGGTCCTCTGATGCTCATCTCTCAGCCACCACATAAGCAGCAGACATATAATCAGTATTCTGCATTACAAGGAATTCCTGCATGGAAGGTCTTACAAGGCTTTGTGGGAAATGTTTGTCCCTTTCTAGGAAGGATGGTCCTTGACCTCTTCTTCCAGGGTATGAAATGCATGGCACACAAAACACATGCATGCGAAGGCTACGATATCAACATGAAAGATAAAGCATTTATTTGTTACATACCCATCTCCAAGGTTGAAGCTGTTGGGAGAACTGTTGTAGCTTGGAGATGGAGCATTGTTCATTTGATAAGGCACATCTGGCCAGGGAGAACACTGTTGGAAGAAAGGCAGCAGGGATACTTTCATAAGGATGGAAATATAAAGGATTCAATTCTCTTCTCATACCACATTCATGCTGTTGCCACACCACTAACTTCAGCTCATcaatcctgctgggaggaggagacAGGCCATGGATTTTCTACACTGTTCTCCAAGTGGGCTGTCAGGGGGCCAGATTGATTCCAGTTGTGCATTCCACATTTCTCCCATTTCACAAAGCCTGTCCCCAAATAACACTGGGCCTAAGTGTGCACAGCTGTAAGTCAGAGCAACGCCAGTAAGTCAACTCAGACTGAAGGCAGCAATGATAGAGAAATACCCCTGGTCTCAATTATAAATCCCTAATTAAATCCAGGCAAGAGTGACAAATATGCTCCAGTGGCATTTCTTCAGGTTTATACCAGTGAAAGAGCAGAATTTGAACCAGTCTGCTAAAACCTCTGGCTATTAGTTGAAGACCTCGAATTATAAATGGGTATTACATGGAGAAAATTTAAGATAGATAGACACAAAGCTACTAAAAGCCTTCACAAATATAGGTCAAACTCCATATTCCATTACAGTAGtgtaaaaccacagaaatcCAGCTAGAATTGGTGACTCTGTTCTGAATTTAAGCCGCTGTAATCAGCTGGAGAAATCTAGCCCTGTGGAAACTACCACCATCACAAGCTCAAGAAAATGCTCTGTAGTATCCTTGCTTGCAATGATAAAAAGATGACAAATGTAGCTTTGGTGTTTTATCACCTTCGCAAATACTAGCAAATATTTAACTCTTTGGCAACCCACATTTCCCCATGCAATATGTCAAAGTGCATCAGAGCTCACAGGGAGAGTTTGGGATCTGCCAACTCAGTAGAATTAGGTCTGTGTACACAGAGCCTCATGAACAACCACCACATTGAATTAGAACACATGCTGGTCTCTCCTGGCAATGTGAGGAAAATTGAGTGGGAGGGACTGGATCTCACAAACAGGaactttaatttaaattaagaagAAACCCTCATTTTTAGAAGTCCAGCAAgccacttcaaaaaaaaaaccaagctaAGTCAAATGACAAGACGTTCCCATAGGGAGACAGAGCAGCACTTTAAAACCACTGTCTTAAGTCCTGTTGTTTAGTAATTCTGCAGCTTGGGGTGAGCTTATGTATACATCTCAGTAATGGCAGGGACTGGTAGAAACACATACATCTCTACACCAGATGCATCAGAATATAAGACATTCAAGATATTCCTAGAGTACAAGCCAGATTCTTCCAAGATCTTGGATGTAATAATAGCTTCATAGGCACAtccacagaaaaacagattaataaTTCAATCAGACAGCCTATTCATCTACTCTAGTGCCCCATCTCCAACATAAGCTTTTGCCAGAcagttctgaagaaaaatacctcATACAGCTAGCATCTAAGTGCCACAACAAGTACCCAGGATCATAGCAGAAGatagagaaaatgtttcttttaaagctaGGCTGTTACAGGTTGGTTTATACCCTGAAACATAAGAAATTGGCATCTTTTATAAACTTCAACAGTGAGAGACATTTTATAACTTCACTCTCAATTTCAATCAGACCTGGGCATACGTGTCTCCACAAGACAACGTCAATCAGACCTGGGCATACATGTCTCCACAAGACAGTCTCCAGGACTCAATCAGACTGCATTTTCTCTCAAATCTATCTCCCAACATGCTGAAGTAGTATGACATGTCTAAAACACTTTACCTCTGTGAGAATAGTTGTCTCATAGGAAGGCTGatacttttccttctcttgggTGGtcttcttctccattttttccctgtcagtcttctgttttctgtctgctcCTTTAGGCTATAAGCACAAGCACAAGCTTTCCCTTATGCCAAGTATTACAAGTTTAGAGACAGAGgccaatagatttttttttttcccctaatctGTTCACAAAACTCTCCTTAAGATTTATGGGGACTCTGCCTATGGAACAAGATCAGATCTGCATTTTCTaggcaaaaaaaatgaattagtCAAGCATCTTTACTGTAACATACCTCATTAATGTGTATTGCAATTCCAAAATAGGCTGACCACAGTCCTGAGATTTGATACCAACTATTTCAGATCATGAGCCCCTCAGTTGCTATTTGTACCATCTCTCCAGGAACCAGAAAGACACTGATCACTGCAGCCCCAGATCCTTTGAGAAAACAGGTCTACAAAAAGCAGGTCTGACATGCCCACGTTAGGAGCCTCAGAAACACTCTCTTTGaatctttctttcctccaggTAGCATGGAGAAGAACTTCACTGCGACAAGCAAAGGGTATTTAAAATCTCCAAGATATACTCTCATTGTTCGTGGATGATTGAATCAAAGAAATCAGAGATGCCATAATGTCTTGATTGCTTAGGAGCACTAAAACACAGTGGATACCCTAAATATCTCAGTGTTTACATAGTGTTCAAGGCACAATGGACTGGCATAAGACTTGGTGCAGCACTCGGGTCATTTGAATTTAACTAGAATTGCTGCGTAGCTCAGTGTTCATGACACTTTGTGTGCAAGAGTCCTGTTTAAGATCCTAAGCATACTCAGTTAAAAGTCTGTTCTTTACTCCACTATTTGCATCACTCCTACACAATTTAAACTGCACGTTCTTGTGCCTTAATCTAGTTGACAACAAGGCCAAAATTACGTCATACCTTGAACACTTTGATCTGGCAGCTTGCAGAATGCAAGTGTTCTGTGTATTCACCATTTTCATTCTGCTTAAAGGTGTCGATTTGCACTCGGAAGGGCACCCCTTTCTCTCCTCCATGTTTCCGTGGAGTAAATTCTGTGCTGATGCAATGTACCTggcaaaacaaaagctgtgctCATCTCTGGGGACAGTTGGAAGCTGTGCAAatctgaatttcagattttgcCTGAACGTGAGGTTTTGGCTCCACCTGAGAAACTAAGAGAGGCAGAAGAGTTCATATGTTTTCATCTCTGTTCCTCAGGACGAAACAATTCAAAGAATAAGCAGCATGGAAAGGAACAGGGTGTCAGGAAAACCATTCTTTGACTTAAGTAAAATTCACGTACAGATTAAAAACAGATAGTTGGTGTTTGGGATGAGAAACTctcatgaaagagaaaagcaggcaAAATTAACAGGATGTGAACAGTTTCCTCCAGACAAACCCCATGTTTAGAAAGCAACAtcaattaaaggaaaaaaaaaaaaagctaaaattctAGCTGTAGCAGGTAGTACTCCAAAACTAGCAAGTAGCTAGCAAGCTGGTTCAGCAAGTATCCTACAAATTAATTATACATGGTTGTCACTTGAGTTTGTATATTATCATTGGCATCTTTCTTCATGTCCTGTCTGCCTTAACTCTCTAGGTCTTTATAGAATATCTCACCATTGTATTTACCACAGGAATATAACTTCTCTCTTACCTGAATGAATGCTGAGGCTCTCTTTGATGGATCCCACAGAAATTCAACAGTATTCAACTGGGTTGGGCTGGCCCTGGGATCCAAGATACCAACTGACAGTGGAATATCTGTAGAAGAAAACccctaaaattttaaaaatattaaattgaagaagagaaagcatttcCATATAATTACAACATGCATGTGAAAAGCCAAGCCACCAATAATACATCTATTTGGGACCTATAGTGCTAGATCTCCTTCCCACCCAAAGACATACAGGATTTGTAAGAGAGTAGGACATAAAAAGCTAAACACGTATGCAAACACTCCATACATCATTCAGCATCTCACTTCCAAACACTGCACAGGAATCATAACGAAATAATCTTACCTATATCAAGGATGCGGTCCCCAGGCCGACTCCACCTCCAGCCCTCAAGCTGCTGATGCTCTGTGTACTGCAGGCGTCGATCATGGAAAACTACACGAATTATGCTCTGTTAAGAAAAGATAGTAAGATGAACAACGTGATCCAGGGGCCCTTAGGATGACTTTGGTTTTCCAGCATAGAAGCAAAAGCCGATCTGTTATGTTTCTCATCCCCATTAATgaagagagcagagggaccACCTAAGAGACCCAACACCATGTTTATCAAATTCCTAAGGGACTCCTGAGTGAGAGAACATCACATGTTCCTTTCACAGGGCACTTCTACACTGTACAACGCAGCCCTGTACAGCTTTCTGGGATGCAGCCTGGAGGCACTATAGCAATGTCCACCTAATCTTAGGTGTCATGCCATGTAAGCATCACTATACTGCCTCCACACCCAATATGGCTCACACAGGGTTAATATTTAATGTGTCTGTACCATGTCCCAA includes these proteins:
- the TFCP2L1 gene encoding transcription factor CP2-like protein 1, which translates into the protein MLFWHTQPEHYNQHSTGSYLRDVLALPIFKQEEPQLSPENDAKLPPFQYVLCTATSPAVKLHEETLTYLNQGQSYEIRLLENRKLGEFQDLNTKYVKSIIRVVFHDRRLQYTEHQQLEGWRWSRPGDRILDIDIPLSVGILDPRASPTQLNTVEFLWDPSKRASAFIQVHCISTEFTPRKHGGEKGVPFRVQIDTFKQNENGEYTEHLHSASCQIKVFKPKGADRKQKTDREKMEKKTTQEKEKYQPSYETTILTECSPWPDVPYQMNNAPSPSYNSSPNSFNLGDGNSSPTHQVELLPPSNDHLLPSASIQDAQQWLHRNRFSPFCRLFSSFSGADLLKMSKEDFVQICGPADGIRLFNAIKGRNVRPKMTIYVCQEPEQNRSHLHQKRENGDGSLCVYHAIFLEELTTLELIEKIANLYSISPQQINRIYRQGPTGIHVLVSNEMVQNFQDESCFVISTLKAESNDGYHIILK